A window of Apium graveolens cultivar Ventura chromosome 8, ASM990537v1, whole genome shotgun sequence contains these coding sequences:
- the LOC141679844 gene encoding thaumatin-like protein 1 — protein sequence MFQPLVKLRKGETTTINIPSSWTGWFYGRTQCVQDSFGNFTCLTGDCGSCRLECTGSRSVGGATLVEFSIDGSGGRDFFDISMVDGYNLPIMISPLGGLNYSRTECSMDINSVCPSELKISSDGEWVACKSACVAFGDPQYCCTGNYSSPDKCKASNYANVFKKACPTAYSYVYDNKVGAFICDSAANYLIFFCPTPNETNDTINTKP from the coding sequence CGGAAAGGCGAAACTACAACCATCAATATACCATCCTCTTGGACCGGTTGGTTCTATGGTAGGACTCAATGTGTCCAAGACTCTTTTGGAAACTTCACTTGCCTCACGGGCGATTGTGGCTCATGTAGGCTGGAATGTACGGGCAGTAGATCTGTAGGGGGAGCAACTCTAGTTGAGTTCTCGATCGATGGTTCTGGTGGAAGGGATTTCTTTGACATTAGCATGGTTGATGGTTATAACTTGCCGATCATGATCTCCCCATTAGGTGGACTCAACTATTCAAGGACAGAGTGTAGTATGGACATCAACAGCGTGTGTCCATCCGAGCTAAAGATAAGTTCGGACGGGGAATGGGTGGCTTGTAAGAGTGCTTGCGTGGCTTTTGGTGATCCTCAGTATTGTTGTACCGGCAACTACAGTTCACCTGATAAGTGTAAGGCTTCAAACTACGCTAACGTGTTCAAAAAGGCGTGTCCCACGGCGTACAGTTATGTCTATGATAATAAGGTTGGCGCTTTCATATGTGACAGTGCTGCCAACTATCTCATTTTCTTCTGTCCAACGCCAAATGAAACAAATGATACCATAAACACTAAACCCTGA